From Salmo salar chromosome ssa04, Ssal_v3.1, whole genome shotgun sequence, one genomic window encodes:
- the LOC106602834 gene encoding septin-5 isoform X2, with translation MTASLHSQTTLKLSSLSIEEPEDAELAYTMRDLPPTPPPRGASVDQNTTPGCHTPVVDREPQGTGLEMGRPPHTPGGTPLLSRPSPGGPPPFTPPRTKRAPLEGEFEPLQLRKYQLTSMGSRSMDSSPQSRPRSPWGHFDPYDSAEDMDREYVGFATLPNQVHRKSVKKGFAFTLMVAGESGLGKSTLVNSLYLTDLYNNRKVLNAEERIAQTVFITKHTVGIEEKGVRLRLSIVDTPGFGDAVNNTESWKEIEDYIDQQFEQYFRDESGLNRKNIQDNRVHCCLYFISPFGHGLRPLDVECMRALHEKVNIVPVLAKADSLTPTEVRRKKMKIREEMEKFGINIYQFPDCDFDEDEEFKQQEQLLKDSIPFAVIGSNIQVESKGRKFRGRLYPWGVVEVEDPAHSDFLLLRNMLVKTHMQDLKDVTRETHYENYRAQCIQNMTRMVVQERKRSLRDKIRSESSVDFPMTPLPLAPVDRETERLIWEKDEELRRMQEVLERIQEQMQQGQKPDY, from the exons ATGACAGCCTCTCTTCACTCACAAACTACTCTAAAG ttgTCCAGTCTGTCTATCGAGGAGCCAGAGGATGCAGAGCTGGCCTACACTATGAGAGAcctgccccccacccccccaccccgggGTGCATCTGTGGACCAAAACACAACTCCGGGATGCCACACACCTGTCGTTGACCGAGAACCACAGGGAACTGGGCTCGAGATGGGGCGACCCCCTCACACCCCAGGAGGGACACCCCTGCTTTCTCGGCCCTCCCCTGGTGGCCCCCCTCCCTTCACCCCCCCCAGGACCAAACGTGCCCCCCTGGAGGGAGAGTTTGAGCCGCTGCAGCTGAGGAAGTACCAGCTGACCTCTATGGGGTCGCGGTCCATGGACTCCTCCCCTCAGTCCCGACCACGCAGCCCCTGGGGACACTTTGACCCGTACGACTCTGCAGAG GACATGGACAGGGAGTATGTAGGCTTTGCCACTCTGCCCAACCAGGTACACAGGAAGTCAGTCAAAAAGGGTTTTGCCTTCACCCTCATGGTAGCAG GAGAGTCTGGTCTGGGTAAATCCactctggtcaacagtctgtACCTTACAGACCTCTACAACAACAGGAAGGTGCTGAATGCAGAGG agcggaTCGCACAAACAGTGTTCATCACCAAACACACCGTGGGTATCGAGGAGAAGGGGGTCAGACTCAGACTCTCCATCGTAGATACACCAGGGTTTGGTGACGCTGTCAACAACACAGAGAG CTGGAAAGAGATAGAGGACTACATTGACCAGCAGTTTGAGCAGTACTTCAGAGACGAGAGCGGCCTGAACAGAAAGAACATCCAGGATAACAGAGTCCACTGCTGCCTCTACTTCATTTCTCCCTTCGGACATGG TCTGCGGCCGTTGGATGTGGAATGTATGAGGGCTCTGCATGAGAAGGTGAACATAGTCCCTGTTCTGGCCAAAGCTGACAGCCTCACACCCACTGAGGTCCGCAGGAAGAAGATGAAG aTCCGAGAGGAGATGGAGAAGTTTGGCATCAACATCTACCAGTTCCCAGACTGTGACTTTGATGAAGATGAGGAGTTTAAACAGCAGGAGCAACTGCTCAAG gacagTATTCCTTTTGCTGTAATAGGCAGTAACATCCAGGTTGAGAGTAAAGGACGCAAGTTCAGGGGTCGGCTCTACCCCTGGGGTGTAGTGGAAG tgGAGGACCCGGCCCACAGTGATTTCCTGCTGCTGAGGAACATGTTGGTGAAGACTCACATGCAGGACCTGAAGGATGTCACCAGAGAGACACACTACGAGAACTACAGAGCACAGTGTATACAGAACATGACACGCATGGTGGTGCAGGAGAGGAAACGCAG CTTGCGTGATAAGATTCGGAGTGAGAGCAGCGTTGACTTCCCCATGACCCCACTCCCACTGGCCCCCGTAGACCGCGAGACAGAGAGGCTCATCTGGGAGAAGGACGAggag TTGAGGAGGATGCAGGAGGTGTTGGAGAGGATCCAGGAGCAGATGCAACAAGGACAGAAACCAGACTACTGA
- the LOC106602834 gene encoding septin-5 isoform X3, with product MDLCKTATLSSLSIEEPEDAELAYTMRDLPPTPPPRGASVDQNTTPGCHTPVVDREPQGTGLEMGRPPHTPGGTPLLSRPSPGGPPPFTPPRTKRAPLEGEFEPLQLRKYQLTSMGSRSMDSSPQSRPRSPWGHFDPYDSAEDMDREYVGFATLPNQVHRKSVKKGFAFTLMVAGESGLGKSTLVNSLYLTDLYNNRKVLNAEERIAQTVFITKHTVGIEEKGVRLRLSIVDTPGFGDAVNNTESWKEIEDYIDQQFEQYFRDESGLNRKNIQDNRVHCCLYFISPFGHGLRPLDVECMRALHEKVNIVPVLAKADSLTPTEVRRKKMKIREEMEKFGINIYQFPDCDFDEDEEFKQQEQLLKDSIPFAVIGSNIQVESKGRKFRGRLYPWGVVEVEDPAHSDFLLLRNMLVKTHMQDLKDVTRETHYENYRAQCIQNMTRMVVQERKRSLRDKIRSESSVDFPMTPLPLAPVDRETERLIWEKDEELRRMQEVLERIQEQMQQGQKPDY from the exons ttgTCCAGTCTGTCTATCGAGGAGCCAGAGGATGCAGAGCTGGCCTACACTATGAGAGAcctgccccccacccccccaccccgggGTGCATCTGTGGACCAAAACACAACTCCGGGATGCCACACACCTGTCGTTGACCGAGAACCACAGGGAACTGGGCTCGAGATGGGGCGACCCCCTCACACCCCAGGAGGGACACCCCTGCTTTCTCGGCCCTCCCCTGGTGGCCCCCCTCCCTTCACCCCCCCCAGGACCAAACGTGCCCCCCTGGAGGGAGAGTTTGAGCCGCTGCAGCTGAGGAAGTACCAGCTGACCTCTATGGGGTCGCGGTCCATGGACTCCTCCCCTCAGTCCCGACCACGCAGCCCCTGGGGACACTTTGACCCGTACGACTCTGCAGAG GACATGGACAGGGAGTATGTAGGCTTTGCCACTCTGCCCAACCAGGTACACAGGAAGTCAGTCAAAAAGGGTTTTGCCTTCACCCTCATGGTAGCAG GAGAGTCTGGTCTGGGTAAATCCactctggtcaacagtctgtACCTTACAGACCTCTACAACAACAGGAAGGTGCTGAATGCAGAGG agcggaTCGCACAAACAGTGTTCATCACCAAACACACCGTGGGTATCGAGGAGAAGGGGGTCAGACTCAGACTCTCCATCGTAGATACACCAGGGTTTGGTGACGCTGTCAACAACACAGAGAG CTGGAAAGAGATAGAGGACTACATTGACCAGCAGTTTGAGCAGTACTTCAGAGACGAGAGCGGCCTGAACAGAAAGAACATCCAGGATAACAGAGTCCACTGCTGCCTCTACTTCATTTCTCCCTTCGGACATGG TCTGCGGCCGTTGGATGTGGAATGTATGAGGGCTCTGCATGAGAAGGTGAACATAGTCCCTGTTCTGGCCAAAGCTGACAGCCTCACACCCACTGAGGTCCGCAGGAAGAAGATGAAG aTCCGAGAGGAGATGGAGAAGTTTGGCATCAACATCTACCAGTTCCCAGACTGTGACTTTGATGAAGATGAGGAGTTTAAACAGCAGGAGCAACTGCTCAAG gacagTATTCCTTTTGCTGTAATAGGCAGTAACATCCAGGTTGAGAGTAAAGGACGCAAGTTCAGGGGTCGGCTCTACCCCTGGGGTGTAGTGGAAG tgGAGGACCCGGCCCACAGTGATTTCCTGCTGCTGAGGAACATGTTGGTGAAGACTCACATGCAGGACCTGAAGGATGTCACCAGAGAGACACACTACGAGAACTACAGAGCACAGTGTATACAGAACATGACACGCATGGTGGTGCAGGAGAGGAAACGCAG CTTGCGTGATAAGATTCGGAGTGAGAGCAGCGTTGACTTCCCCATGACCCCACTCCCACTGGCCCCCGTAGACCGCGAGACAGAGAGGCTCATCTGGGAGAAGGACGAggag TTGAGGAGGATGCAGGAGGTGTTGGAGAGGATCCAGGAGCAGATGCAACAAGGACAGAAACCAGACTACTGA
- the LOC106602834 gene encoding septin-5 isoform X1, which translates to MDHMSSPVRLRGSFNPDIQLSSLSIEEPEDAELAYTMRDLPPTPPPRGASVDQNTTPGCHTPVVDREPQGTGLEMGRPPHTPGGTPLLSRPSPGGPPPFTPPRTKRAPLEGEFEPLQLRKYQLTSMGSRSMDSSPQSRPRSPWGHFDPYDSAEDMDREYVGFATLPNQVHRKSVKKGFAFTLMVAGESGLGKSTLVNSLYLTDLYNNRKVLNAEERIAQTVFITKHTVGIEEKGVRLRLSIVDTPGFGDAVNNTESWKEIEDYIDQQFEQYFRDESGLNRKNIQDNRVHCCLYFISPFGHGLRPLDVECMRALHEKVNIVPVLAKADSLTPTEVRRKKMKIREEMEKFGINIYQFPDCDFDEDEEFKQQEQLLKDSIPFAVIGSNIQVESKGRKFRGRLYPWGVVEVEDPAHSDFLLLRNMLVKTHMQDLKDVTRETHYENYRAQCIQNMTRMVVQERKRSLRDKIRSESSVDFPMTPLPLAPVDRETERLIWEKDEELRRMQEVLERIQEQMQQGQKPDY; encoded by the exons ttgTCCAGTCTGTCTATCGAGGAGCCAGAGGATGCAGAGCTGGCCTACACTATGAGAGAcctgccccccacccccccaccccgggGTGCATCTGTGGACCAAAACACAACTCCGGGATGCCACACACCTGTCGTTGACCGAGAACCACAGGGAACTGGGCTCGAGATGGGGCGACCCCCTCACACCCCAGGAGGGACACCCCTGCTTTCTCGGCCCTCCCCTGGTGGCCCCCCTCCCTTCACCCCCCCCAGGACCAAACGTGCCCCCCTGGAGGGAGAGTTTGAGCCGCTGCAGCTGAGGAAGTACCAGCTGACCTCTATGGGGTCGCGGTCCATGGACTCCTCCCCTCAGTCCCGACCACGCAGCCCCTGGGGACACTTTGACCCGTACGACTCTGCAGAG GACATGGACAGGGAGTATGTAGGCTTTGCCACTCTGCCCAACCAGGTACACAGGAAGTCAGTCAAAAAGGGTTTTGCCTTCACCCTCATGGTAGCAG GAGAGTCTGGTCTGGGTAAATCCactctggtcaacagtctgtACCTTACAGACCTCTACAACAACAGGAAGGTGCTGAATGCAGAGG agcggaTCGCACAAACAGTGTTCATCACCAAACACACCGTGGGTATCGAGGAGAAGGGGGTCAGACTCAGACTCTCCATCGTAGATACACCAGGGTTTGGTGACGCTGTCAACAACACAGAGAG CTGGAAAGAGATAGAGGACTACATTGACCAGCAGTTTGAGCAGTACTTCAGAGACGAGAGCGGCCTGAACAGAAAGAACATCCAGGATAACAGAGTCCACTGCTGCCTCTACTTCATTTCTCCCTTCGGACATGG TCTGCGGCCGTTGGATGTGGAATGTATGAGGGCTCTGCATGAGAAGGTGAACATAGTCCCTGTTCTGGCCAAAGCTGACAGCCTCACACCCACTGAGGTCCGCAGGAAGAAGATGAAG aTCCGAGAGGAGATGGAGAAGTTTGGCATCAACATCTACCAGTTCCCAGACTGTGACTTTGATGAAGATGAGGAGTTTAAACAGCAGGAGCAACTGCTCAAG gacagTATTCCTTTTGCTGTAATAGGCAGTAACATCCAGGTTGAGAGTAAAGGACGCAAGTTCAGGGGTCGGCTCTACCCCTGGGGTGTAGTGGAAG tgGAGGACCCGGCCCACAGTGATTTCCTGCTGCTGAGGAACATGTTGGTGAAGACTCACATGCAGGACCTGAAGGATGTCACCAGAGAGACACACTACGAGAACTACAGAGCACAGTGTATACAGAACATGACACGCATGGTGGTGCAGGAGAGGAAACGCAG CTTGCGTGATAAGATTCGGAGTGAGAGCAGCGTTGACTTCCCCATGACCCCACTCCCACTGGCCCCCGTAGACCGCGAGACAGAGAGGCTCATCTGGGAGAAGGACGAggag TTGAGGAGGATGCAGGAGGTGTTGGAGAGGATCCAGGAGCAGATGCAACAAGGACAGAAACCAGACTACTGA
- the LOC106602834 gene encoding septin-5 isoform X4 — MRDLPPTPPPRGASVDQNTTPGCHTPVVDREPQGTGLEMGRPPHTPGGTPLLSRPSPGGPPPFTPPRTKRAPLEGEFEPLQLRKYQLTSMGSRSMDSSPQSRPRSPWGHFDPYDSAEDMDREYVGFATLPNQVHRKSVKKGFAFTLMVAGESGLGKSTLVNSLYLTDLYNNRKVLNAEERIAQTVFITKHTVGIEEKGVRLRLSIVDTPGFGDAVNNTESWKEIEDYIDQQFEQYFRDESGLNRKNIQDNRVHCCLYFISPFGHGLRPLDVECMRALHEKVNIVPVLAKADSLTPTEVRRKKMKIREEMEKFGINIYQFPDCDFDEDEEFKQQEQLLKDSIPFAVIGSNIQVESKGRKFRGRLYPWGVVEVEDPAHSDFLLLRNMLVKTHMQDLKDVTRETHYENYRAQCIQNMTRMVVQERKRSLRDKIRSESSVDFPMTPLPLAPVDRETERLIWEKDEELRRMQEVLERIQEQMQQGQKPDY, encoded by the exons ATGAGAGAcctgccccccacccccccaccccgggGTGCATCTGTGGACCAAAACACAACTCCGGGATGCCACACACCTGTCGTTGACCGAGAACCACAGGGAACTGGGCTCGAGATGGGGCGACCCCCTCACACCCCAGGAGGGACACCCCTGCTTTCTCGGCCCTCCCCTGGTGGCCCCCCTCCCTTCACCCCCCCCAGGACCAAACGTGCCCCCCTGGAGGGAGAGTTTGAGCCGCTGCAGCTGAGGAAGTACCAGCTGACCTCTATGGGGTCGCGGTCCATGGACTCCTCCCCTCAGTCCCGACCACGCAGCCCCTGGGGACACTTTGACCCGTACGACTCTGCAGAG GACATGGACAGGGAGTATGTAGGCTTTGCCACTCTGCCCAACCAGGTACACAGGAAGTCAGTCAAAAAGGGTTTTGCCTTCACCCTCATGGTAGCAG GAGAGTCTGGTCTGGGTAAATCCactctggtcaacagtctgtACCTTACAGACCTCTACAACAACAGGAAGGTGCTGAATGCAGAGG agcggaTCGCACAAACAGTGTTCATCACCAAACACACCGTGGGTATCGAGGAGAAGGGGGTCAGACTCAGACTCTCCATCGTAGATACACCAGGGTTTGGTGACGCTGTCAACAACACAGAGAG CTGGAAAGAGATAGAGGACTACATTGACCAGCAGTTTGAGCAGTACTTCAGAGACGAGAGCGGCCTGAACAGAAAGAACATCCAGGATAACAGAGTCCACTGCTGCCTCTACTTCATTTCTCCCTTCGGACATGG TCTGCGGCCGTTGGATGTGGAATGTATGAGGGCTCTGCATGAGAAGGTGAACATAGTCCCTGTTCTGGCCAAAGCTGACAGCCTCACACCCACTGAGGTCCGCAGGAAGAAGATGAAG aTCCGAGAGGAGATGGAGAAGTTTGGCATCAACATCTACCAGTTCCCAGACTGTGACTTTGATGAAGATGAGGAGTTTAAACAGCAGGAGCAACTGCTCAAG gacagTATTCCTTTTGCTGTAATAGGCAGTAACATCCAGGTTGAGAGTAAAGGACGCAAGTTCAGGGGTCGGCTCTACCCCTGGGGTGTAGTGGAAG tgGAGGACCCGGCCCACAGTGATTTCCTGCTGCTGAGGAACATGTTGGTGAAGACTCACATGCAGGACCTGAAGGATGTCACCAGAGAGACACACTACGAGAACTACAGAGCACAGTGTATACAGAACATGACACGCATGGTGGTGCAGGAGAGGAAACGCAG CTTGCGTGATAAGATTCGGAGTGAGAGCAGCGTTGACTTCCCCATGACCCCACTCCCACTGGCCCCCGTAGACCGCGAGACAGAGAGGCTCATCTGGGAGAAGGACGAggag TTGAGGAGGATGCAGGAGGTGTTGGAGAGGATCCAGGAGCAGATGCAACAAGGACAGAAACCAGACTACTGA